In one Methanomicrobiales archaeon genomic region, the following are encoded:
- a CDS encoding type IV pilin N-terminal domain-containing protein: LMVAITVILAAVIAAFVFGMTGNVQTTKSVGATVSQSGTAITLVYQGGPDASVVTGINWTIDGIEQDPLNDSSNGTLKVGTSRTNVSAGTTGRDHVVAVVFFQDGSSQVILDTYV; this comes from the coding sequence TCCTCATGGTCGCCATCACGGTGATCCTCGCAGCGGTCATCGCTGCGTTCGTGTTTGGTATGACCGGCAACGTCCAGACGACCAAATCAGTTGGAGCCACAGTATCGCAAAGCGGTACTGCAATCACGCTCGTTTATCAGGGCGGACCTGATGCATCCGTTGTGACTGGCATTAATTGGACAATCGATGGGATAGAGCAGGATCCATTAAATGACAGTTCTAATGGTACATTGAAAGTTGGAACATCTAGAACAAATGTATCCGCTGGAACAACTGGCCGCGATCACGTTGTTGCAGTGGTATTCTTCCAGGATGGTAGCTCTCAGGTTATCCTGGATACCTACGTCTAA